A region from the Thermanaeromonas toyohensis ToBE genome encodes:
- the murA gene encoding UDP-N-acetylglucosamine 1-carboxyvinyltransferase, whose protein sequence is MESIIVRGGARLQGRVTISGAKNAVLPIIAACLLAEGECRLEDTPRLADVDTMCGVVSELGMRVFPGEGSLTIINEGIKGIEPPYEFVRRMRASFLVLGPLLARTGRVKIALPGGCAIGARPIDLHLKGLAALGAEIEVKNGWVEARARRLQGAQIYLDFPSVGATENIMMAAALAQGVTTIENAAGEPEIVDLANFINAMGGRVTGAGTRVIKIEGVKELHGTTHAVIPDRIEAGTFMVAAAATGGDVLIENVIPTHLKAVMAKLTEAGAILIEENGGLRVRSELPLKAVDIKTMPYPGFPTDMQAQFMALLTVARGTSVITETVFENRFMHVHELKRMGAKIVIEGHCAVVKGTEKITGAAVKATDLRAGAALVIAGLIAEGETEISCIHHIHRGYENLVEKFQGLGADICYR, encoded by the coding sequence TTGGAGAGCATTATAGTAAGAGGAGGAGCCCGGTTACAAGGCCGGGTTACTATAAGCGGAGCCAAGAACGCTGTGCTCCCCATTATAGCTGCTTGTTTGCTGGCTGAAGGCGAATGCCGGCTGGAGGATACCCCGCGCCTGGCCGATGTGGATACCATGTGTGGAGTGGTTAGTGAATTGGGGATGCGGGTGTTTCCAGGGGAGGGCTCTTTGACCATAATTAACGAGGGGATAAAGGGTATAGAGCCCCCTTATGAATTTGTACGCCGCATGAGGGCTTCTTTTTTGGTCTTAGGGCCTTTACTTGCCCGCACAGGCAGGGTAAAAATAGCCCTCCCTGGAGGATGTGCCATCGGTGCCCGCCCTATCGATCTGCATCTTAAGGGGTTAGCGGCTTTAGGTGCTGAAATCGAGGTTAAAAATGGCTGGGTGGAGGCCCGGGCTAGGCGTTTACAGGGGGCCCAAATTTACCTCGATTTTCCTAGTGTAGGAGCTACAGAAAATATAATGATGGCGGCCGCCCTGGCTCAAGGCGTTACCACTATTGAGAATGCAGCAGGAGAGCCGGAGATTGTAGACCTGGCCAATTTCATTAACGCCATGGGAGGCCGGGTAACGGGGGCTGGTACGCGGGTTATTAAAATAGAAGGAGTAAAGGAGCTCCACGGTACTACCCATGCTGTTATCCCTGACCGTATTGAAGCCGGGACCTTTATGGTGGCTGCAGCTGCCACAGGCGGTGACGTTCTCATTGAAAACGTTATCCCCACCCATCTTAAGGCAGTGATGGCTAAACTAACTGAGGCAGGAGCTATTCTTATTGAGGAAAACGGGGGTCTGCGGGTTCGGAGTGAGCTTCCCCTTAAGGCTGTGGATATAAAAACCATGCCTTACCCTGGTTTCCCGACGGACATGCAGGCCCAGTTTATGGCCCTTTTAACAGTAGCCCGAGGTACCAGTGTAATCACAGAGACTGTCTTTGAAAACCGCTTTATGCATGTCCATGAGTTAAAGCGCATGGGGGCTAAAATTGTTATCGAAGGCCACTGCGCTGTAGTCAAAGGAACAGAAAAAATAACTGGTGCAGCAGTAAAAGCCACCGATCTGCGCGCCGGAGCTGCCCTGGTTATAGCTGGGCTCATAGCCGAGGGCGAAACGGAAATAAGCTGTATCCACCATATACACCGGGGTTACGAGAACCTGGTGGAGAAATTCCAGGGATTGGGCGCCGATATATGCTACCGGTAA
- a CDS encoding YwmB family TATA-box binding protein yields MGIHNEGQRKTWCLVGFALIFSLILSGFLTSKLLSKGETARFNKLHGATGMNFTPVTAKEVPELLARALEVAGAQGDSVRLEAWGILSPTFLDLEELLKKARETAQDLGLKGDLPWKKENQPGFRSVSWEGKIEPGTLLYLAVQSLKDLSGKGETYLLLSWEGNIGGKGVAAQIQEWQERATRVFGHSRTEPRYTYMLTGRIPGYLSLEERKEKVQSVLSILKASKIEGLEEEELLSITAYSPLLPQKVEVAGQKANLNVALRFHASDGTTYLYLGSPLLAGEY; encoded by the coding sequence ATGGGAATACATAATGAGGGTCAGAGGAAAACTTGGTGCCTGGTAGGTTTTGCCCTTATATTTAGCCTTATCTTAAGCGGTTTCTTAACTTCTAAACTCCTTTCTAAAGGAGAAACGGCAAGGTTTAACAAGCTACATGGAGCTACGGGAATGAATTTTACCCCGGTCACAGCTAAAGAGGTACCTGAGCTTTTAGCCCGTGCCCTGGAAGTGGCGGGTGCCCAAGGGGATAGTGTTAGACTGGAGGCCTGGGGTATTTTAAGTCCAACCTTTCTAGACTTAGAAGAACTACTTAAAAAAGCCAGGGAAACAGCACAAGATCTAGGGCTAAAGGGTGATTTGCCTTGGAAAAAGGAGAACCAGCCTGGGTTTCGGTCTGTATCCTGGGAGGGGAAGATAGAACCAGGAACACTTTTATATTTAGCAGTACAAAGCTTAAAAGATTTAAGTGGTAAGGGGGAAACCTATCTCCTCCTTAGCTGGGAAGGAAATATAGGAGGAAAAGGAGTAGCGGCGCAGATACAGGAATGGCAGGAACGAGCGACAAGGGTTTTTGGACATAGCCGAACAGAACCCCGGTATACTTATATGCTAACTGGCCGGATACCGGGTTACCTTTCTTTAGAAGAACGGAAAGAAAAGGTCCAGTCGGTCCTATCTATTCTAAAGGCCAGTAAAATCGAAGGCCTGGAAGAGGAAGAATTATTAAGCATTACCGCTTATTCGCCCCTCTTGCCCCAGAAGGTGGAGGTAGCTGGTCAAAAGGCCAACCTAAATGTAGCTTTGCGTTTTCACGCCTCCGATGGTACAACTTACCTTTACCTGGGTTCGCCCCTTTTAGCTGGCGAATATTGA
- a CDS encoding F0F1 ATP synthase subunit epsilon, which produces MVEEGKGTSGRTLRLEVVTPERIVLSTQVDSLILPGALGYLGVLPGHAPLVTHLTPGVVFYRYRGEEKRLAVSGGLVEITGDQVLLLADTAEKAEEIDVERAWRAKERAEQRLKERPPGLDIARAESALKRAIARLKAAGQLN; this is translated from the coding sequence ATGGTGGAGGAAGGAAAAGGGACCAGTGGCCGGACCCTACGGTTGGAAGTAGTCACCCCAGAAAGGATTGTTTTGTCTACCCAGGTAGATAGTTTAATTCTACCCGGGGCCCTCGGTTATCTGGGGGTGTTACCTGGTCATGCTCCTTTGGTTACCCACCTTACACCCGGTGTAGTCTTTTATCGCTACCGGGGGGAGGAGAAACGCTTGGCCGTAAGCGGTGGGCTTGTGGAAATAACCGGTGATCAGGTACTTCTTCTTGCGGACACTGCGGAAAAGGCAGAGGAGATCGATGTGGAGAGGGCGTGGCGAGCTAAGGAGAGGGCTGAACAGAGGCTTAAGGAACGTCCCCCAGGCTTAGATATAGCGCGGGCGGAGAGCGCTTTAAAACGGGCTATAGCCCGCCTTAAGGCTGCGGGCCAACTTAATTAA
- the atpD gene encoding F0F1 ATP synthase subunit beta has product MEKNLGVNPLNIGRVVQVIGPVVDVEFPNHLPDLLNAIVIKTEDGRINLTMEAMQHLGNNTVRCVALASTDGLQRGMTAIDTGGPITVPVGRGTLGRIFNVLGEPIDNLGPVEATERLPIHRPAPSFEEQEPSTEILETGIKVVDLLAPYPKGGKIGLFGGAGVGKTVIIMELIRNIAYEHGGFSVFAGVGERTREGNDLWLEMKAAGVLDKTVLVFGQMNEPPGARLRVGLTGLTMAEYFRDAEGQDVLLFIDNIFRFVQAGSEVSALLGRMPSAVGYQPTLATEMGALQERITSTKKGSITSVQAIYVPADDLTDPAPATTFAHLDATTVLSRQIAELGIYPAVDPLDSTSRILDPRIVGEEHYQVARGVQRVLQRYKELQDIIAILGMDELSEEDKLIVARARKIQRFLSQPFHVAEAFTGRPGVYVPLKETIRGFKEILEGRHDHLPEQAFYMVGTIDEAVEKAKEMM; this is encoded by the coding sequence ATGGAGAAGAATTTGGGGGTGAATCCTTTGAATATCGGTCGTGTAGTGCAGGTTATTGGCCCGGTGGTAGATGTAGAGTTCCCTAATCACCTACCTGATCTGCTTAATGCTATTGTTATTAAAACCGAGGATGGCCGGATCAACCTTACCATGGAGGCCATGCAGCACTTGGGTAACAATACGGTGCGCTGCGTGGCTTTGGCTTCCACCGATGGCCTCCAGCGAGGTATGACGGCTATTGATACAGGTGGACCTATAACTGTACCTGTGGGCCGAGGCACCCTCGGGCGCATTTTTAACGTATTGGGTGAACCCATCGACAACTTAGGTCCGGTGGAAGCTACGGAACGCTTGCCCATCCACCGGCCAGCTCCCTCCTTTGAAGAGCAGGAACCTTCCACCGAGATCCTGGAGACAGGGATTAAAGTAGTAGATTTGCTAGCTCCCTATCCTAAAGGCGGAAAGATCGGCCTGTTCGGAGGAGCTGGGGTGGGCAAGACAGTTATTATCATGGAACTCATCCGTAATATTGCTTATGAGCATGGCGGTTTTTCTGTATTCGCTGGAGTAGGGGAGCGTACCCGCGAGGGGAATGACCTGTGGCTGGAGATGAAAGCGGCTGGCGTTTTAGACAAGACGGTCCTCGTTTTTGGGCAGATGAATGAACCACCAGGGGCTCGCCTCCGGGTGGGCTTAACAGGGCTGACTATGGCTGAGTACTTCCGGGATGCCGAAGGCCAGGACGTACTCCTGTTCATTGATAATATCTTCCGCTTTGTCCAGGCCGGTTCAGAGGTTTCAGCCCTGCTGGGGAGAATGCCTTCGGCCGTAGGTTACCAACCTACTTTAGCTACGGAAATGGGCGCTTTGCAGGAGCGGATTACTTCCACCAAGAAGGGCTCCATTACTTCGGTGCAGGCTATTTACGTTCCCGCTGACGACTTGACGGATCCTGCTCCGGCTACTACCTTCGCCCACCTGGATGCCACGACTGTGCTTTCCCGGCAGATAGCCGAGTTAGGTATATACCCTGCTGTAGATCCTTTGGATTCTACTTCCCGTATTTTAGATCCCAGGATAGTCGGGGAAGAGCATTATCAGGTGGCGCGAGGAGTGCAGCGGGTTTTGCAACGTTATAAGGAACTGCAGGATATCATAGCTATCTTGGGTATGGATGAGTTGTCGGAAGAAGATAAACTGATCGTAGCCCGGGCGCGGAAAATCCAACGTTTTCTCTCCCAGCCCTTCCATGTAGCTGAGGCCTTCACCGGTCGGCCGGGGGTATATGTGCCCTTGAAGGAAACCATCCGGGGCTTTAAAGAGATTCTGGAAGGCCGTCATGACCATCTCCCTGAGCAAGCTTTCTACATGGTGGGGACCATTGATGAAGCAGTAGAGAAGGCTAAAGAAATGATGTAA